The proteins below come from a single Pseudomonas chlororaphis genomic window:
- a CDS encoding acireductone dioxygenase has translation MSSLSVYHVSTPDLPNKVLTHFEDIVATLAEQGVRFDRWQPAASIPPGARQEDIIAAYSHSIDALMTERGYASVQVMRVTREDRQDAELHARFLDEHSQAEEEVRFFVAGRGLFALHIDDYVYAVLCEKNDLITLPAGMPRWFDMGEQPHFIALRLANAECADAQFTGNDIAGRFPRLED, from the coding sequence ATGAGCAGCCTGTCCGTCTACCACGTCTCGACCCCCGATCTGCCGAACAAGGTGCTGACTCACTTCGAAGACATCGTCGCGACCCTGGCCGAACAGGGCGTTCGCTTCGATCGGTGGCAGCCTGCGGCGAGCATTCCCCCCGGCGCTCGCCAGGAAGACATCATCGCGGCCTACAGCCACTCGATCGATGCCCTGATGACCGAGCGCGGCTACGCCTCGGTGCAGGTCATGCGCGTGACCCGTGAGGATCGGCAAGACGCCGAGCTGCACGCCCGGTTCCTTGACGAGCACAGCCAGGCAGAAGAGGAAGTACGATTTTTCGTCGCGGGTCGTGGGCTGTTCGCTCTGCACATCGACGATTACGTCTACGCCGTGCTGTGCGAAAAGAATGACCTGATTACCTTGCCGGCTGGAATGCCGCGCTGGTTCGACATGGGCGAGCAACCGCATTTCATTGCGCTTCGCCTGGCGAACGCCGAGTGCGCCGATGCGCAATTCACCGGCAACGACATTGCCGGCCGGTTCCCGCGCCTGGAAGACTAA
- a CDS encoding ankyrin — MSDTSRQMTPEEAAEFAEQVFNVARQGDAAMMAALLSKGLPPNLRNHKGDTLLMLAAYHGHVETVKVLLEHKADPEVRNDNGQSPIAGAAFKGDLAVVSALVDGGAQVEGSSFDGRTALMMAAMFNRVEIVDYLISKGADPRAKDANGASALDAARTMGAVDTTAQLEKLLG, encoded by the coding sequence ATGTCCGATACAAGCCGCCAGATGACCCCGGAAGAGGCTGCGGAGTTTGCCGAGCAGGTGTTCAACGTCGCCCGCCAGGGTGACGCCGCCATGATGGCTGCGTTGCTGAGCAAGGGCCTGCCGCCCAACCTGCGCAACCACAAGGGCGACACCTTGCTGATGCTGGCCGCCTACCACGGGCATGTGGAAACGGTAAAAGTCTTGCTGGAACACAAGGCCGACCCGGAAGTGCGCAACGACAACGGCCAGAGCCCGATTGCCGGCGCGGCGTTCAAGGGCGACCTGGCCGTGGTGTCGGCGCTGGTGGACGGTGGCGCGCAGGTGGAGGGCTCATCCTTCGACGGTCGCACCGCGTTGATGATGGCGGCGATGTTCAATCGAGTGGAAATCGTCGACTACCTGATCAGCAAGGGGGCCGATCCGCGAGCCAAGGACGCCAACGGCGCCTCGGCCCTGGACGCCGCCCGGACCATGGGCGCGGTGGACACGACGGCGCAGTTGGAGAAGTTGTTGGGCTGA
- a CDS encoding MFS transporter, translating into MSAHPPTLHAGASLTRGMVLLFAFCCGAIVANLYYAQPIIELIAPDVGLSSTMASLIVSLTQIGYALGLFFLVPLGDLLENRRLMIVTTFVSIASLLGAAFTDQPNVFLLVSLLVGFSSVSVQVLIPLAAHLAPEQTRGRVVGGIMGGLLLGILLARPVASVVADHFGWRAMFMIAAALMAAISIVLALTVPKRQPDHRASYGQLLRSLGTLLRQQPLLRQRALYQAGMFATFSLFWTAAPLELARNHGLSQSEIALFALVGALGAIAAPIAGRLADAGHTRVASLLAMLFASLSFLPAFIHPLYSVIGLAVTGVVLDFCVQMNMVLGQRTIYTLDAKSRSRLNALYMTSIFVGGAFGSSIASAVYEHGGWLWVVIVGSAFPLLVLLSFLSASRKASLATA; encoded by the coding sequence ATGAGTGCCCATCCCCCCACCCTGCACGCCGGCGCCAGCCTGACGCGAGGCATGGTCCTGCTCTTTGCCTTCTGCTGTGGCGCCATCGTCGCCAACCTCTACTACGCCCAACCCATCATCGAACTGATCGCCCCCGACGTGGGCCTGAGCAGCACCATGGCCAGCCTGATCGTCTCGCTGACCCAGATCGGTTATGCCCTGGGGTTGTTTTTCCTGGTGCCATTGGGTGACTTGCTGGAAAACCGCCGCCTGATGATCGTCACCACCTTCGTATCGATTGCCAGCCTGCTGGGCGCGGCGTTCACCGATCAGCCCAACGTGTTCCTGCTGGTCTCGCTGCTGGTGGGCTTCAGCTCGGTGTCGGTGCAGGTGCTGATCCCCCTGGCGGCGCACCTGGCCCCGGAGCAAACCCGCGGGCGTGTCGTGGGCGGCATCATGGGCGGCTTGCTGCTGGGGATCCTGCTGGCGCGGCCGGTGGCGAGCGTGGTGGCCGACCACTTCGGCTGGCGCGCGATGTTCATGATCGCGGCTGCCTTGATGGCAGCCATCAGCATCGTCCTGGCGCTGACCGTGCCCAAGCGCCAGCCCGACCATCGTGCCTCCTATGGTCAGTTGCTGCGCTCGCTCGGCACCCTGCTGCGCCAGCAACCGCTGTTGCGCCAGCGTGCGCTTTACCAGGCCGGCATGTTCGCCACCTTCAGCCTGTTCTGGACCGCCGCGCCGTTGGAGCTGGCACGCAACCATGGCTTGTCCCAGTCCGAAATCGCCTTGTTCGCCCTCGTCGGTGCCCTGGGTGCCATCGCTGCGCCCATTGCCGGTCGCCTGGCGGATGCCGGCCATACCCGCGTGGCTTCGCTGCTGGCGATGCTGTTCGCCAGCCTGAGCTTCCTGCCGGCGTTCATCCATCCGCTCTACAGCGTCATCGGCCTGGCCGTCACCGGCGTGGTCCTGGATTTCTGCGTGCAAATGAACATGGTGCTGGGCCAACGCACCATCTACACCCTCGATGCCAAAAGCCGCAGCCGTCTGAATGCGCTGTACATGACCAGCATCTTCGTCGGTGGCGCGTTCGGTTCATCGATTGCCAGCGCGGTGTACGAACACGGTGGCTGGCTGTGGGTGGTGATTGTCGGCAGTGCATTCCCGCTGCTGGTGCTGCTGAGCTTCTTGAGTGCTTCGCGCAAGGCATCCCTGGCGACGGCTTGA
- a CDS encoding long-chain acyl-CoA synthetase, with translation MSRTTGDAITWGMMLRKLPAIARVVPRIVKGMKLANVQDPTQPCGLGWCFEQAAQRNPRGAALLYGDTVLSYAQVNEQANRIAHYLLAQGIGKGDCVAVFIENRPQLLITVLAVAKVGAVSAMVNTAQVGDALVHSLALVAPVAIVVGEERVAAFDDVRRRVGLPQARTWWVADEDSAGVAPGFVDLMTGSNDACAENPACSRQVFFNDPCFYLYTSGTTGLPKAGVFRHGRWMRTSTSFGLIALDMQPDDVLYCTLPLYHATGLCVCWGAAICGASALAIRRKFSASQFWNDVRRYRATTLGYVGELCRYLIDQPAGSEDRRHGVKKMVGNGLRPGAWSTFKSRFGVEHVCELYAASDGNIGFTNVLNFDNTVGFSLMGWELVQYDHDSGLPLRNLQGRMQKVPKGQPGLLLARIDDKAPLDGYTDPAKTEKIIYRDVFAPGDRYFNTGDLLRNIGFGHGQFVDRLGDTYRWKGENVSTTEVENVLLQHPQVAEAVAYGVEIQGTNGRAGMAAITPSESLATLDFSELLQFLHGKLPAYAVPLFLRIKVKMDTTCTFKYQKTRLKAEAFDPCVTGDEPVYAWLPGTTTYVRVDRSLADQIQGGQWRY, from the coding sequence ATGAGTCGGACAACCGGCGATGCCATCACCTGGGGCATGATGTTGCGCAAGTTGCCCGCCATTGCCAGGGTCGTGCCGCGAATCGTCAAGGGCATGAAGTTGGCCAACGTCCAGGACCCGACCCAGCCTTGCGGCCTGGGCTGGTGCTTCGAACAGGCCGCCCAACGCAACCCCCGGGGCGCGGCGCTGCTGTATGGCGATACCGTGTTGAGTTATGCACAGGTCAATGAGCAGGCCAATCGCATCGCCCACTACCTGTTGGCGCAGGGCATCGGGAAGGGCGACTGCGTGGCGGTGTTCATCGAGAACCGGCCCCAGTTGTTGATCACCGTGCTGGCGGTGGCGAAGGTCGGCGCAGTCAGCGCCATGGTCAATACCGCCCAGGTGGGAGACGCCCTGGTACACAGCCTGGCCCTCGTTGCGCCCGTCGCCATCGTGGTGGGCGAGGAACGGGTCGCGGCGTTCGACGACGTGCGCCGCCGTGTCGGGCTGCCGCAGGCTCGAACCTGGTGGGTGGCGGACGAGGACAGCGCCGGTGTTGCGCCCGGGTTCGTCGACCTGATGACTGGCAGCAATGACGCGTGCGCCGAAAACCCGGCGTGCAGTCGACAGGTGTTCTTCAACGACCCTTGCTTCTATCTCTACACCTCGGGCACCACGGGCTTGCCGAAGGCCGGGGTGTTTCGCCATGGGCGCTGGATGCGCACCTCCACCAGCTTCGGTTTGATTGCCCTGGACATGCAGCCCGACGATGTCCTGTATTGCACCTTGCCGCTGTACCACGCCACGGGCCTGTGCGTGTGCTGGGGCGCGGCGATCTGCGGAGCCTCGGCCCTGGCGATCCGGCGCAAGTTCAGCGCCAGCCAGTTCTGGAACGATGTGCGTCGTTACCGGGCGACCACCCTGGGCTATGTCGGCGAGCTGTGCCGTTACCTGATCGACCAGCCTGCCGGCAGCGAGGACCGCCGGCACGGGGTGAAGAAAATGGTCGGCAACGGCTTGCGACCGGGAGCCTGGTCAACCTTCAAGTCGCGCTTTGGTGTCGAACACGTCTGCGAGCTGTACGCGGCCAGCGACGGCAACATCGGCTTCACCAATGTCCTGAATTTCGACAACACCGTCGGCTTCTCGCTGATGGGCTGGGAGCTGGTGCAATACGACCACGACAGCGGCCTGCCTTTGCGCAACCTGCAAGGGCGCATGCAGAAAGTGCCCAAGGGCCAACCGGGCCTGTTACTGGCACGGATCGACGACAAGGCACCGCTGGACGGCTACACCGACCCGGCCAAGACCGAGAAGATCATCTACCGGGATGTCTTCGCGCCTGGCGATCGTTACTTCAACACCGGCGACCTGCTGCGCAACATCGGCTTCGGCCATGGGCAATTCGTCGATCGCCTCGGCGATACGTACCGCTGGAAGGGCGAAAATGTCTCCACCACGGAGGTGGAAAACGTGCTGCTGCAACATCCGCAAGTGGCCGAGGCGGTGGCCTATGGCGTGGAGATCCAGGGCACCAACGGCCGGGCCGGCATGGCGGCGATTACCCCGTCCGAATCCCTGGCGACCCTGGATTTCAGTGAGCTGCTGCAATTCCTGCACGGCAAGTTGCCGGCGTACGCGGTGCCACTGTTCCTGCGCATCAAGGTGAAAATGGACACCACCTGCACCTTCAAGTACCAGAAGACCCGCCTCAAGGCCGAAGCGTTCGACCCTTGCGTCACCGGTGACGAGCCGGTCTATGCGTGGCTGCCCGGCACCACGACCTACGTGCGGGTGGACCGGTCGCTGGCCGACCAGATCCAGGGCGGGCAATGGCGCTATTGA
- a CDS encoding MFS transporter — protein MAAVPYWRLSSFYLFYFALLGSTAPFLALYFDHLGFNAARIGELVAIPMLMRCVAPNIWGWLGDYTGRRLAIVRFGALCTLLAFSLIFIDKSYAWLAMVMALHAFFWHAVLPQFEVITLAHLSGQASRYSQIRLWGSIGFIITVVLLGRLFQWLSLDIYPVALVLIMAGIVLASFWVPNAQPLQGPRVAGEGFVRQLRNPGVLAFYICVGLMQVSHGPYYTFLTLHLEQLGYSRGLIGLLWAVGVVAEVLVFLLMSRILARFSVRRVLLASFLLAALRWLLLGSLAEFLWVLLFAQVLHAATFGSFHAAAIHFVQRSFGPRQQGQGQALYAALAGTGGALGALYSGYSWNALGASWTFSLASLAALAAAVIIATRMQEHRP, from the coding sequence ATGGCGGCAGTGCCGTACTGGCGGCTCTCCAGTTTCTACCTGTTCTATTTCGCGTTGCTCGGTTCGACGGCGCCGTTCCTGGCGCTGTACTTCGATCACCTGGGGTTCAACGCGGCGCGCATTGGTGAACTGGTGGCGATCCCCATGCTGATGCGCTGCGTGGCGCCGAATATCTGGGGTTGGCTGGGAGATTACACCGGCCGACGCCTGGCCATCGTGCGCTTTGGCGCCCTCTGCACGTTGTTGGCCTTTTCGCTGATCTTCATCGACAAAAGCTACGCCTGGCTGGCGATGGTGATGGCGTTGCATGCGTTCTTCTGGCACGCGGTGCTGCCGCAGTTCGAAGTCATCACCCTTGCGCACTTGAGCGGGCAGGCTTCGCGCTATAGCCAGATCCGCCTGTGGGGTTCCATCGGCTTCATCATCACGGTGGTGTTGCTGGGGCGGTTGTTCCAATGGCTGAGCCTGGACATCTACCCGGTGGCGCTAGTGCTGATCATGGCCGGTATCGTGCTCGCCAGCTTCTGGGTCCCCAACGCCCAGCCGTTGCAGGGGCCGCGGGTGGCGGGGGAGGGCTTCGTGCGGCAATTGCGCAACCCCGGCGTGCTAGCGTTCTACATCTGCGTGGGCCTGATGCAGGTCAGCCATGGGCCGTATTACACCTTCCTGACATTGCACCTGGAGCAGTTGGGCTACAGCCGTGGGCTGATTGGCCTGCTCTGGGCGGTCGGCGTGGTGGCGGAAGTGCTGGTGTTCCTGCTGATGAGCCGGATCCTGGCGCGATTTTCGGTGCGCCGTGTGCTGCTGGCCAGTTTCCTGTTGGCGGCGTTGCGCTGGTTGCTGCTGGGTTCGTTGGCGGAGTTTCTCTGGGTGCTGTTGTTCGCCCAGGTGCTGCACGCGGCGACCTTCGGCAGTTTCCACGCCGCGGCCATCCATTTCGTGCAACGCAGTTTCGGCCCTCGCCAGCAGGGCCAGGGCCAGGCGCTGTATGCGGCGTTGGCCGGCACCGGCGGGGCATTGGGTGCCTTGTATTCCGGCTACAGCTGGAACGCCCTGGGCGCCAGTTGGACATTCAGCCTGGCCAGTCTCGCTGCCCTTGCTGCTGCCGTTATCATTGCGACACGCATGCAAGAGCACCGGCCATGA
- a CDS encoding chorismate synthase (catalyzes the formation of chorismate from 5-O-(1-carboxyvinyl)-3-phosphoshikimate in aromatic amino acid biosynthesis): protein MSGNTYGKLFTVTTAGESHGPALVAIVDGCPPGLEIALEDLQRDLDRRKPGTSRHTTQRQEADEVEILSGVFEGRTTGCAIGLLIRNTDQKSKDYSAIKDLFRPAHADYTYHHKYGERDYRGGGRSSARETAMRVAAGAIAKKYLASQGIVIRGYMSQLGPIEIPFKTWDSVEQNAFFCPDPDKVPELEAYMDQLRRDQDSVGAKITVVAEGVMPGLGEPIFDRLDAELAHALMSINAVKGVEIGAGFACVAQRGTEHRDELTPQGFLSNNAGGILGGISSGQPIVAHLALKPTSSITTPGRSIDTQGNPVDVITKGRHDPCVGIRATPIAEAMMAIVLMDHLLRHRGQNADVRVSTPVLGQL, encoded by the coding sequence ATGTCCGGCAATACCTACGGCAAGCTGTTCACCGTCACCACCGCGGGCGAAAGCCATGGCCCGGCGTTGGTCGCCATTGTCGACGGCTGCCCGCCGGGCCTGGAGATTGCCCTGGAGGACCTGCAGCGTGACCTCGACCGCCGCAAGCCCGGCACCAGCCGCCACACCACCCAGCGCCAGGAAGCCGATGAGGTCGAAATCTTGTCTGGCGTCTTCGAAGGGCGCACCACCGGCTGCGCCATCGGCCTGCTGATCCGCAACACCGACCAGAAGTCCAAGGACTACTCGGCCATCAAGGACCTGTTTCGCCCGGCCCATGCCGACTACACCTACCATCACAAGTACGGTGAGCGCGACTACCGTGGCGGCGGCCGCAGTTCGGCCCGGGAAACCGCCATGCGCGTGGCGGCCGGGGCCATCGCCAAGAAATACCTGGCCAGCCAGGGCATCGTCATCCGCGGCTACATGAGCCAGTTGGGCCCGATCGAAATCCCGTTCAAGACCTGGGACTCGGTGGAGCAGAACGCGTTCTTCTGCCCCGACCCGGACAAGGTGCCGGAACTGGAGGCCTACATGGACCAACTGCGTCGTGACCAGGATTCGGTGGGCGCGAAGATCACCGTGGTGGCCGAAGGGGTCATGCCCGGCCTCGGCGAGCCGATCTTCGACCGCCTCGACGCCGAGTTGGCCCACGCGCTGATGAGCATCAACGCGGTGAAAGGCGTAGAGATCGGCGCCGGTTTCGCCTGCGTCGCCCAACGGGGCACGGAGCACCGCGATGAGCTGACCCCGCAGGGCTTCCTCAGCAACAACGCCGGCGGGATCCTCGGCGGCATTTCCTCGGGCCAGCCGATCGTCGCGCACCTGGCGTTGAAGCCCACGTCCAGCATCACCACGCCGGGCCGCTCCATCGACACCCAGGGCAACCCCGTGGACGTCATCACCAAGGGCCGTCATGACCCCTGTGTCGGCATCCGTGCCACGCCGATCGCCGAGGCCATGATGGCGATCGTGCTGATGGATCACCTGCTGCGCCATCGTGGCCAGAACGCCGATGTACGGGTGAGCACCCCGGTGCTGGGTCAGCTTTGA